One region of Chanodichthys erythropterus isolate Z2021 chromosome 17, ASM2448905v1, whole genome shotgun sequence genomic DNA includes:
- the hspb12 gene encoding uncharacterized protein hspb12 isoform X2: MASLSTSSASSFQRSSRYSTSTVRSFNTDSLHPRLHSQFGEETSISSITNGFEPESFSCCHGDAQDESSWGESFGGYQGYQGDRESFGGYRGDQQYQNTQGGNQDNWILGDDIQLSLFQLAALAWAWSGRWGTATSCQQTSAGSSLMKWLWWRIIRVWLFMRRRWEQMGVLQASLPISLCCQQTWTLCL, translated from the exons ATGGCTTCTCTGAGCACTTCTTCAGCCTCGTCGTTCCAGCGCTCGTCACGGTACAGCACGAGCACCGTCAGGTCCTTCAACACCGACTCCCTCCACCCCAGACTTCACAGTCAGTTTGGAGAAGAAACATCCATCAGCTCCATCACAAACGGGTTCGAACCCGAGTCCTTcagctgttgccatggtgatgcACAGGATGAGTCATCCTGGGGTGAATCCTTTGGAGGGTATCAAG GTTACCAAGGTGACCGAGAGTCTTTTGGAGGTTACCGTGGGGACCAACAGTACCAGAACACCCAAGGAGGAAACCAGGACAACTGGATCCTCGGAGATGACATACAGT TGTCTCTATTTCAGCTGGCGGCTCTGGCGTGGGCGTGGTCCGGGCGATGGGGAACAGCTACTTCCTGTCAGCAGACGTCAGCGGGTTCGAGCCTCATGAAGTGGTTGTGGTGGCGTATAATCAGAGTGTGGTTATTCATGCGGAGAAG ATGGGAGCAGATGGGAGTGTTGCAGGCAAGTTTACCCATAAGTCTGTGCTGCCAGCAGACATGGACCCTCTGTCTGTGA
- the hspb12 gene encoding uncharacterized protein hspb12 isoform X1 — translation MASLSTSSASSFQRSSRYSTSTVRSFNTDSLHPRLHSQFGEETSISSITNGFEPESFSCCHGDAQDESSWGESFGGYQGYQGDRESFGGYRGDQQYQNTQGGNQDNWILGDDIQSGGSGVGVVRAMGNSYFLSADVSGFEPHEVVVVAYNQSVVIHAEKMGADGSVAGKFTHKSVLPADMDPLSVSSKLTAERLLIISIGRIRDPCLQL, via the exons ATGGCTTCTCTGAGCACTTCTTCAGCCTCGTCGTTCCAGCGCTCGTCACGGTACAGCACGAGCACCGTCAGGTCCTTCAACACCGACTCCCTCCACCCCAGACTTCACAGTCAGTTTGGAGAAGAAACATCCATCAGCTCCATCACAAACGGGTTCGAACCCGAGTCCTTcagctgttgccatggtgatgcACAGGATGAGTCATCCTGGGGTGAATCCTTTGGAGGGTATCAAG GTTACCAAGGTGACCGAGAGTCTTTTGGAGGTTACCGTGGGGACCAACAGTACCAGAACACCCAAGGAGGAAACCAGGACAACTGGATCCTCGGAGATGACATACAGT CTGGCGGCTCTGGCGTGGGCGTGGTCCGGGCGATGGGGAACAGCTACTTCCTGTCAGCAGACGTCAGCGGGTTCGAGCCTCATGAAGTGGTTGTGGTGGCGTATAATCAGAGTGTGGTTATTCATGCGGAGAAG ATGGGAGCAGATGGGAGTGTTGCAGGCAAGTTTACCCATAAGTCTGTGCTGCCAGCAGACATGGACCCTCTGTCTGTGAGCAGTAAGCTGACCGCAGAGAGGTTGTTGATCATCAGCATCGGCCGGATCCGTGACCCCTGTCTTCAGCTTTGA